In Desulfobacterales bacterium, the genomic stretch GCCCTTGACGGCGTGGCGCAAGAGCACGCCTTAAGACAAATACTTTTGAAGGCGGTGCTCAGCTTGTTCGTCTTTTTTTGTCATGGGGATCGGCAAAAAGTTTTCCTCTCAGGCGGTATCGGTCTTATCTGGTTCAACCATGAAGGGCCTTGACGGCATCCATGGCAAAATAGGTTAAAATGATGTCCGCCCCGGCCCGCTTGATGGCGGTCAGCGTTTCTAGCATCACGCGTTTTCCGTCAAGCCATCCCATCTGCTCGGCCGCCTTGATCATGGCAAACTCTCCGCTCACGTTATAAGCGGCCACCGGCAAATCAATTTCCTGGCGAATGCGATAAATCACATCTAGATAGGCCAATGCCGGTTTTATCATAATAATATCAGCCCCCTCCTCAATATCCAGGGTCACCTCTCGAATCGCTTCCAAGGCGTTGGCTGGGTCCATCTGATAGGTGCGCCGATCACCAAATTTGGGTGCGGAACCGGCCGCTTCCCGAAAGGGCCCGTAATAGGCGGAACAATATTTTGCCGCATAGGACATAATCGGAATATGACTGAAATGATTGTCATCGAGCGCTTCTCGAATTTCAGCCACCCGGCCGTCCATCATGTCCGAGGGCGCCACCATGTCCGCGCCCGCCTTGACATGGGACACCGCCGTACGGGCCAGCAGATCAAGGGTTGCATCATTGTCGATGACCTCGCCGTCCAGGCATCCGCAGTGACCATGCTCCGTATAGTGGCAAAGGCATACATCTGTAATTACGGCCAAATCAGGCACCTTTGACTTAACGGCGCGAACCGCTTTTTGCACGACACCGTCACTTCGGTACGCTTCGGTACCCAGGGCGTCTTTTTTGCCAGGAATGCCGAAAATCATTACCCCGGGAATTCCAAGATCCCGTGCCTCCTTGCAGACCTTGACCAAGTGATCCGGGGAAAGGTGAAAATTGCCGGGCATCGAGGGGATCGGCTTTTTCACGTCCTTCCCCTCAACGGCAAAAAGGGGCAAAATGAAATTATCGGGGGTCAGCACCGTTTCCCGTATCATTTTTCGAAAGGATTCATTTTGGCGCAATCGTCGTGGCCGATAATCCGGAAAGAGCATTTGGTTCTCCTTGTTTTTTTTATTCTTTTGTATCCTGCAGCTTACTGCTCATCGCCTGGCGAATGAGCCGGTTTAAGGCTTCCTCCGGATTCAGGAGCGCCTCCCTATTGATAAACAGTCTGTTTTTTTCCGGTTTTTTCAACCAAAAGCTTGGCGCCGTCTTCAAAATCATGGGAGAGCTTTTCCCAAATCGCCTCCATCGGCATATCCTTTTCGACGATCTGCGCGATAATATAATCCACCGCGTCTTCCTCAAGAACGATATTGGTGTCATGCTGTTTGTAAAACCGAAGCTCGATATTTTTTATTTCCTCGTAATACGTTTTAATCTTTTTCACCGCGGCTTCAATATCAATAATATGCCCGGCATAATAGTCGGCGATGGATCCCATCCGGGAAGGCGTCAGCGTAAACCGGTATTTCCCGGACCAGTTTTCCCGGTTCTGTTCCAGATACGTCATCAACGCCTGTTTGTTTTCCTGAACGATTTTCTCAAATGCCGCCAATTGGCTGTCACTGCCGGGATTATCGCTAAGCTCTTGAAGAAATTTTTCAGGCGCTTTGATAATATCGATCGTCGCCGGAAACTTACGCAATTTCGTGGACGGCAGCTTCGTTTCAAAGGGCAGCATCGCGCTTTCGACGGCGCTGACCAAGCCCCGGGCGCCCGTATTTTCCTCATAGGCAATAGCCGCCAATTTTTGCAGCAGCTGGTCTTCCATCTCCAACTCAATACCGTAGGAAGCAAAATCCAGCCGTTTCCCTAACATTACGGGATTGTTCGGATTTTTCAAAATATCATAGAGATCTTTCTCTGTGAGCCGCTCAAAAACAGCGCGTACGGGCAACCGCCCCACAAACTCGGACTCGAAACCGAAGTCTATCAGGTCTTCAGATTTCAGATGCTTTAAAATATCCGACTTGTCCTGAAGTTTGTTGATTCTGGCGCCAAACCCGATCCCCTGATTCAACAGGCGTTTTGAAATGATATCCGATAGATCGTTGAACGCCCCGCTCATAATAAACAAAATATTTTTGGTATTAACGGTGGCCTTCTCCCGCTTTCCCGTTTTCCGGAACCGCTCCACCTCCTGAATCATGGAAACCGGATCATGGGGCACCTTTAAATCAACATCCGTTTCCTCCATCGGTTTCAGCAACGCCCGTTGCACGCCGGTCCTGGAAACATCCGCGCCGACGATATTCCGGCTGGAAGCGATTTTGTCAATTTCATCGATATAGATGATCCCGCACTGGGCCAACTCGATATCGTCGTTGGCTTCCCGCACAAGATCCCGAACCAGATCCTCCACATCACCACCGACGTATCCGGTTTCGCTGAACTTGGTGGCATCCCCCTTTACGAACGGAACCCCTATTTTCTTGGCGATCAGCTTGATCATATAGGTTTTTCCGACACCGGTCGGACCAACCATCAACACATTATTCTTGATGTTACCGACCATTTCAAAGGCTTTTTCGGATTGCCCCTGCAAATGCTTGATGCGATTGAAATGCGTGCAAATTTTGGTAGCCAGTACGGCTTTGGCATAATCCTGCTTGATAATGTACTGATCGAGGTAATGCACCAGTTCTTCCGGTTTCAGGTCAAAATTTATTTTTTCTTCCTTTTTAACCGGTTTTTCCGTCATGTCGGTCATTGCCTCTTTGGGCAGCGTAAAGGGGGATATGATTTTCACATTCTCACCAAACCGTTTGGATAGAAAGCTACTGATTTCCTTCTCGATCTCTGAGGGGGACGGTGTGTTCTTTTCACTATAAGGTTTCATAATGCCTATATATACCCATATCATTGAATTAATTCAAACAAGCCGCCGAACCGCCCGCTACCGCAAGGGCGGTCCGGCGGCGGACTGTCATCACCTGCGCGCATTCAGCCCGCAACGCGAACGCGGCAACTATTCTATCGCAACCATTACGGCATTCTCCATGGGATCTTTAAACGGCACCGTAATTTTCAATAAGCCGTTCTCGTAAGTCGATTTTGCCTTTTCTGCACGAACCGGACAGCAAAAACCCGAAGCAGCCACATATTCAAAATCATCCCGCGGTGCGGAAAGGCTGAAACTGTCATCCAGCATCCGTAAGGTGATATCCTCTTTTTTTACCCCGGGAATTGCGATCTCAATGCTCAATGCCGATTGGTCGTCATGTACAAACGTACAAATCTCCGGAGCAACCCTATTTCTATCATCAGCCATGTTGCTCACCTCCTTTCCCATAGTGACAACTGGCAATACGCCAAAGATTCCCCCTGTTCTTTCAATTTTCAACCAATAATGGGGCATCTCGTGACTGATAACATAATACGAAGGGTCGTAAAGGCAAGCCTGTTGGGGGCTATTTAATTGATTTAGTACTTATTTTTTTTGTGACCGCCCCCCATGCGGGGTGTGTTTCGTTCTTAAAAAGATGAACCTGCCGTAACATGACGAAACATAAAAAAGGCGGCACACGCCAGACAAACACTGGCCCACAGATAATCCCATGTCAACGGTTGTTTCATATAAAAAAAACAAAATCCGCCGAATACGATCATGGTGAGTACTTCCTGAATGACCTTGAGCTGCACCAGTGAAAAGTAAGCACTTCCCATGCGGTTGGCCGGCACTTGCAGGCAGTATTCAAAAAAAGCGATGCCCCAACTGATCAGAATCACCAGCAGAAGGGACTTGGCCCGCATGTCTTTCAAATGTCCGTACCAGGCATAGGTCATAAATAAATTTGAAATAAGCAGCAGGACTATCGGCGCCAACCGCATACTGTAACACTCCATTCCTCAGGGAATAAAAAATGCATCCCGCCGGCACACCGCATCGGCGGAAAAAAAAGGGCATTTCACCGAAATTCAATGAAATACCCTTTATCCATCAGGAATTATTTTTTATTCTTCAGTCACATTGACTGCGGAAGGCCCTTTCTTGCCCTGCTCGATGTCAAATGTAACCCGGGCACCTTCTTTGAGAGTTTTGAACCCACTCGAATTAATCCCCGAATGATGGACGAATACATCCGGTCCATTCTCCTGCTCAATAAAGCCAAACCCTTTTTTGTCGCTAAACCATTTTACAATTCCTTTTGCCATCTTGCTCTCCCCTTTTGATAAAAATCCTCAATTGTTAAATCTCAACTTCTAACCTAATATGAAATTAAAAATGTTTGTCAATAAAATAAAACCGGTTAAACCCTGCCGCGAAAGACTGAACCTCTGGTTGCCGAGGGCTTCTTAACTCACCACAAAACGTTAAAATCAAATATATATTATTTTTTCAAATAATTAAGAAGTATTCCCGATGCAGTTGTTTTTTCAAAAAGACAGGGATGGGTATTTTTACCCAATTTGATGAATTTAAAAATAATGAACACCCCCCATGCTCTATTTTTGTATCTTTCATCCAAAAATAAGCTTACGTCCCTTTTTAGGGCGGAGATCAAAGTGAAACGGCTGAACCGAATTAACGGATCAGCCGTTTGGAGGAGAAGGATTTAGCCGGTTGCGCCCAAACAACCGGCTAAAAGGAGGAGAACAGATGAATTATTTTGTCTGTTTGATGAGAGTTAGTGCAATAAATTTGCCAAATCAGCATAGATCGCCCTGATTTCTCCTCATTATTTTTTAACCATATGTTTTTATATTATATTATATTTTTATCGCGTTAGCTACGCAAACGATTTATCGCAGGGAGCCTGATCCGGCGCCTTTTCCAGTTCAATATTTTAAATTCAAAATCAGACCGTTTTAATATTATTTTACAAT encodes the following:
- a CDS encoding AAA family ATPase — protein: MKPYSEKNTPSPSEIEKEISSFLSKRFGENVKIISPFTLPKEAMTDMTEKPVKKEEKINFDLKPEELVHYLDQYIIKQDYAKAVLATKICTHFNRIKHLQGQSEKAFEMVGNIKNNVLMVGPTGVGKTYMIKLIAKKIGVPFVKGDATKFSETGYVGGDVEDLVRDLVREANDDIELAQCGIIYIDEIDKIASSRNIVGADVSRTGVQRALLKPMEETDVDLKVPHDPVSMIQEVERFRKTGKREKATVNTKNILFIMSGAFNDLSDIISKRLLNQGIGFGARINKLQDKSDILKHLKSEDLIDFGFESEFVGRLPVRAVFERLTEKDLYDILKNPNNPVMLGKRLDFASYGIELEMEDQLLQKLAAIAYEENTGARGLVSAVESAMLPFETKLPSTKLRKFPATIDIIKAPEKFLQELSDNPGSDSQLAAFEKIVQENKQALMTYLEQNRENWSGKYRFTLTPSRMGSIADYYAGHIIDIEAAVKKIKTYYEEIKNIELRFYKQHDTNIVLEEDAVDYIIAQIVEKDMPMEAIWEKLSHDFEDGAKLLVEKTGKKQTVYQ
- the hemB gene encoding porphobilinogen synthase, whose product is MLFPDYRPRRLRQNESFRKMIRETVLTPDNFILPLFAVEGKDVKKPIPSMPGNFHLSPDHLVKVCKEARDLGIPGVMIFGIPGKKDALGTEAYRSDGVVQKAVRAVKSKVPDLAVITDVCLCHYTEHGHCGCLDGEVIDNDATLDLLARTAVSHVKAGADMVAPSDMMDGRVAEIREALDDNHFSHIPIMSYAAKYCSAYYGPFREAAGSAPKFGDRRTYQMDPANALEAIREVTLDIEEGADIIMIKPALAYLDVIYRIRQEIDLPVAAYNVSGEFAMIKAAEQMGWLDGKRVMLETLTAIKRAGADIILTYFAMDAVKALHG
- a CDS encoding cold-shock protein, translating into MAKGIVKWFSDKKGFGFIEQENGPDVFVHHSGINSSGFKTLKEGARVTFDIEQGKKGPSAVNVTEE
- a CDS encoding DMT family protein; translation: MRLAPIVLLLISNLFMTYAWYGHLKDMRAKSLLLVILISWGIAFFEYCLQVPANRMGSAYFSLVQLKVIQEVLTMIVFGGFCFFYMKQPLTWDYLWASVCLACAAFFMFRHVTAGSSF